A segment of the Manihot esculenta cultivar AM560-2 chromosome 13, M.esculenta_v8, whole genome shotgun sequence genome:
tttgagagaaGAGGTCTAATGCCTCAGCATCTAACTTATCCTTGCAAAGGGCGTCGATGATTGCAGTGTATGTGATGACATCTGGCTCACAACCTCTCAACCATTCCCCTTAGCAATCCAATAGCCAAATTTGTTTCCCCAAATTTACATAGACCGTTTACTATCACATTGTAGGTGTTTACAACAGGTTCATAACCTCTAGCAACCACATGATTGAAAAAGTCTACTGCTCTATTGATTTTACCCTCTTTACAGAGCCCATCAATTAAGGTATTAAATGTGACAATGTCAGGCTTCACTCCAAGTTTGAGAAATTTCCCCAAAATTGAGAAGGCAAAATCAACATGGTGTAAGCGGCAGTAGCAATTAATCAAGATGTTAAGAGAATAAACATTGTGTGAGATTCGTAACAACTCAATTTTTCTGAACAATGAAACCACCGTGTGGTATTGTTTTATTCTGACAAGAGCAGATAAAAATCGACCAAATTTATCAATAGAAGGCAGAGGATGAAAAAGAATGATGTGATTAAAGGAAGCTAGGGCATCATCAAGGTCCCTAAAGGAAGCAGAATAGAATTTAGATTTCAAGCTTGCATCTTTGTGTGTGCGTTTTGAAGCAGATCTAGAACTAGAAGAAGAATGGAAAGAACAAGTAAATAATAGGGTTGGAGAATGAATGGTACCCATTAACAGTGGAGAGTGGAAGATCCTGAAAGCTGAGGCTAAAGAAATGGTTCTCATTAAACTCAGTTTAGCCATGATCATCATCGGAGAGAAGAAACAGATTCGCGTTTCACACTCAGGAGCTGCAAACTTTAAATCCACATAATAATAAGAGATAATTAGTCACATAATCTACTTTTGCCTAAAATAAAATCCCTAAATCTAACATAAACACATCAAAAGTTGGTATTAGTTCTCATGTTTATGTGCAAAACTACAAGGTATGCATATATTGCCTATGGGTTTATCCATTATACCCGAAATATGTTTGATGATACACCTGATAGGACATTGGTTTTTTGGAACTCGATGATTGGTGGATACGCTAAAGTGGGTTGGTGTAAAAAATCCTTAAAGAGATGAGAGAAATGGGGTGTAGCCTGATGAGTTTACTTTGGTCCACTTGCTTTCGATTTATTCACAGAGCTGTAGATTTGTTTCATGTGACGAATGATTTGAGAGTGAAGtgtttgttaatcaaattgatgatatgttatgtagaATGAGAACGAAGATAAAAGAGACTCTAGGACAGAAGTTGTAGTTTTCTTCTTTAGCATGCATCAATGACACAGCTTGCATTTGGCCTCATGACATCTATCTCCCCTCCTCCGGCCTCATCCAGCCTTCCTTCATGCACTGTAgagttatatataaattatttatttaatttttttattataattaaaattatttaaaaaatttaaaatagtctaaaaagtgtttaaattttataatcaatTTATGTAAACTTAACCctttctttgaaaaaaaattatattttaatattaaattgattagtatttataacatttaaaaattaaatttttttaatatattaaatttacaaccactagtaaataaataataattatttaaaatcaaataattattatttatttaaaaacgaTTGAGTTCTAATTAGCAAAATTCAATtaagatataaatttataatattgtaaATTGCATATTATAAATATCTTAATACTATAAATATTTGAATGCTTAATAACACTAAAATCACATGGTACAATATTGTTTATAtcatctaataaaaaaaatagattattagtaaaaatgaaatatttaatttgatttctaTTTGTTAGCTATTAATGGTTAATTGTTGGCtatgaataaatattatttaagtattaatataaattataaattaatattttttaataaattaattataaaaaatataaattattcctaaaattaataaactaattaTATTCTTTAACACGCCAAAGACAATCAACAATATTATTATAAGTGTAACATGTTgatgataatataaaaaataatgaaaagtgGTAATAAATaggatttatatattaaatttgtatttgtaaatttgtaaaaaaataaaaagatataagtgtaaaaaaaaaaactacaacTAATAATTGTTAAACGTTAAATTTAgggaaaataatttttcaataccCACCACCGGTTCAACCATCGATCACTACCATAAAAAAACgagttaattataaaaaaattccatcatttttctatttttacatTCCACcttattcttttataatttatcaattaaacccacacttttatatatattttaattagatattaaatttttcgtTAGAAACTAACTAAATTATCATGTTACTCTGCAAcgtcaataaaatttataatacaatTAGTTATAACTTAAAAAGTTagagataaatttttaaaatttaagatgcatttgtaaatttttttaaaaaaaattagaatttattattattatttttaaattaaaattgataatattaaaaaataatttatagtattattaaaaaaattttagttgtGTCAAATGATTTagaatatcaatttattttaatttaattctgaaTTAATTCACTTattctaatttaaaaatatatataattaacattatagttgaaagaaaaaaaattattttaaaaaatatactaaaaatagttatacttattttatatttaaaaaaataaattatatgaaatataattttaatcaattttatattttatgttataaaatataattaatatatattattgatcatgcacttttttaaactataatgataattagtataaatttcaaaaaaaaataggaTGTAGATTAAATTAGAAttagattaaaataaattgatatactgaatattgataaaattaaaaatttataataataataataatataaattatttttttgacgAAAAGACTAAacgtttaaaaaatttataattacagattaaactttaaaaatttattaattaaatctttaCTTTTTAAGTTGTAATCAATTCTACTCTGAATTTTGATGGCATGATAGAGTGACGTAATAGTAATACATCAAATGACGTGATAATATTAGTCTCTAATGAAAAATTTAacattaaagtataattaaaataaatataaaaatggtTTTCATGTCAAGTCAAAGTGACAATAAAACAaagaatgaaattaaataatattatttattgattgttagaacaaaaaattttaactttctaCATTATATACTTTTAGAcgtttattgataaattattgtaattaacatttaaattagaaaaaaattattttttagtccctgaggtttaacgtaattaacacttctatctCTTTATTTTGGCGAACCaatacttaagtccctcactttctattccgtccaaattcatagtctttccgtccaaaatagccgtttggtcaaagagtcaaaggtgatatatgagaatttttttcaaaaatgccCTTAACGAAATCCCTCCATACTTCTTCTACTTTATATCTTCTCTGTTTCTTTCCTCTATCATTTTTCTCCCTcgtattttctttgtttcttcccTCCATCATTATTCTCCCTCGTATCTTTTCTATTTCTTCCCTCCATCcttcttctccctcatatcATCTATATTTCTTTTATCCTCTCCGctcatctctctttcttctccttcctctCAATCCTCCcctctctttttttctctccattttctcaGTGAGTTTTAGAAATCATTAAATAATTCTTGAAATTTCCATTGAAACTTTTCGATACCGTGGGTCTTCACTTCTAGTCTTCTCCTATGGGGTTTTTCTCATCTTTgcacagcccgtgacctacccctctctctctctctctctatctatctatctatctatctatctatctgAAAAGAAACCCCCAGCCCAGAAATTTCCTGTATTGATTAATTTGATTGAAGTTATATAATCACAGTTACAAGCAATCGAAACTCATTTGAAAATTGGATCTGAATTCTTGAGGATACCATTCACATTATCGTTGTCATGGCATCCCCAAATCAATAAACCCCACAGTTTGATATGCACAAATTCTTCATGCCCACAACCACGGTAACAATCCAAAACCCTTCTCCCAGTCTTATGATTCCTCCGACCTCAATCCCTTCTTCTTCGTATCCTCCTCTTACGGTACTCACTCCAACTTTCGCTTCCAATTCCCTTAGCAATTCCACCATGCCCCCTCGTTTTCGTTGGCCTATGacaaccaccaccaccaccacccttCTCCTCCTACTATCTCTAACATGCCACAGCGTTCTATGTCATATCATACACCGTCTCTTCAACCTCAGCCCCAATAGCACCAGCAGCACCACCGAAACCCTTCTCCTCGCAAGAATAATGAGCGTAGTAGGGCTGAAATAATGGGCAAAAAAAATGGAGAGGATACGAAAGAGAAGAAAGATTAAGAGATTTCAGGTTGAGGGAGTTCTAATAAGTTcattaagggtatttttgaaaaaaattctcacctctcacctttgattctttgaccaaacggctattttggatggaaggactacgaatttggacagaagagaaagtaaatgacttaagtgttgggtcgccaaaatagagggacagaagtgttaattacgttaaacttcagggactaaaaagtaattttccctttaaaCTACCATAAATAAGAGGGATATGCGGTCCACAGAAATGGGTTATTTGGGCCCTTAATGGGCTTCCCATTAACAAAATCTATTAGGCCTTTTAGAAATATTGGGCCCACAATTAGAAGATAAGTTAAACCATAGCCACAAGTTCCCGCCACTTCCAAAGCAAACTGCCATTAACGTCCGCCTTGAGACGGAGAAAGCAAAAGAAAGAACCAGACAATGCTTCTACGTGGCATAATCTCTAATCCTCTTCCCTCTCTCcatctcaaaacccctcttCGTCTCCGCAACTTCACCGCCACCATCACTAACAAATACTCCATCTCCGATGAGGACCTTGAGTCTCGAGGCTTCCTCCTCCGTCGCACCTTCTCCGACCTtaatctcaaccacctcaacTCCATCTTCGTGGCAGTCGGGTTTCCCAAGCGTGATCCAGAGAAGATCAAAGTGGCATTGGAGAACACGAACTCGCTTCTCTGGGTGGAGCACAAGAAAAGCCAGAAACCAGTGGCATTTGCTAGAGCCACAGGGGACAATGTGTTCAATGCCATCATCTGGGATGTAGTGGTGGACCCTTCGTATCAGGGGATTGGATTAGGGAAGGCTGTGATGGAGAGACTTGTAGAGGAGCTGTTAGAGAAAGGGATTGTCAACATTGCTTTGTATTCGGAGCCTCGGGTTCTGGGCTTTTACAGACCCTTGGGTTTCGTGGCGGATCCGGATGGAATCCGAGGGATGGTCTACTCCAGAAAACAGAGAAAAAAGAAGTAAAATTTGATTActttcaagttttttttttcttgattattATGTTATTTAGTGATGTAGATTTCGAACACTGCTTTACAATGGACATTGGTTTAATTTAAAGCATTACCCATCTCTTTATCTGAATAAATATCACATTTCTACTTAGAAATTTGATTGATGAATGAGAAATTCTCTAAAAAGAGAACAAATTCAATCAGTTGAATAATTCAGTCGGTGATAAGCACGAATAGGGAAGTAAACTATATTAAACGACAGCTCGTTTGAAACGGAAGGACAAATTAATTATAGTTAATCTGAATCTCTCATATCGATTAGTGGTTTTGATGTGAGTTGAAGCATCAAACGAGCTGAAACTTCATCAGCATGCCGCCATAAACGTTAGCTTTCTCTCTTTCAAAATGACAGTCGCGTAACTCTTACACTTCCTCCTCTAATCCACCACCACTTATGGACGCCAATCCGCCACCGCCACTACTGCAACCTTCCTCCAATCCCTAATTTCCTTCTCCACTTCTCATAAAGCGGAGAGGATTATGCTGCCAGGTTGCGGACCAGTAGCCCATTGGCCTCGCGCTGGCGGTTGGATTGTTAGCAAAGTAGATGTGTAAATTGATTTTGAGGGAAAGAATTTAATTATCTCACTATGATTACTGATGCAGTAGTGGCGGGCAAACGAAAAAAATAGAGCGTTCCCATGATTTTCATATAACAGAAATCATCTATAATTACACTAAGTCTCGCCCAGGAAGGATGCGGACGCAAAAATTTAATTGTGAGGTCCAGGTTAGATAAGTGattggaaaaaataaaatatattaagatatttttttaataaaaagtttataaaatattgttattaaattataataattattattcattttatattgATTGAAAATGACTTacgataaaaataatattttaattttatttttgttaaatttaaaaagtctaATTTATTagacttaaaaataatatttatttatattaaaattttttaaaatttaaattatcattacctattaaatttatattttttaaatttaaattttatttttataattttaaatattccaTAAAATCATCTAACattatccataaaacatttttatttttaaaaacttaaaatttatttctctaatTTTAATCACTATTAGCAACAaaagaagataaaaaaatatcattttttaataataaaaatattatttaaaattaagttaaataatgagcaaataattttaaaaaattatcattcgAGAGATGAAATtttgaaagttaaaaaaaaattattaaaaaagaatagaaaataaaaaaactaaatagaataatatacctaattaaaattataaatattaaaggcGGTTAGAGATTTaatggtaatttttttaaattttatatagaacTACCTAAATAacctaaaaaaattgaaatttcctCAGCCTAATCGCTGTGCACAAGTTGGATCATTTGATGAGATGCCAGAGATGGATGAGAAGGCAATGAAACCTGTGTCAGCTGAAGTTGGAACTGTGTGGAAAAATTGACAAGCAGGGCCTGAGGATGTTAAATTTGGTTCTGATTGGAAGGCCGACGGTATGGAAACGAAATCTTCAACTTCTGTTGTAACTGAGCTTTCTGATCTGCTATCAACCACCCAAGGCAAATCTATGGACACATTTGGATCAGCAGAAACTCCAGGAAGCATATCACTTGGAGTTGAtgcttatatttatttaatttttttaaaaatagctcTTATGATGTTCAGTGAGGAAACAAGTGGAGAGAGAGCCTCCCACAATCTGAAATATTGTGATAACAGCGTCCGAGTGGTAACACAATCACGAAGTGAACTGAACTCAGGCGGTAGCAAGTTAACCCATGTTACTACCAATGCACAGCCATTAACCAGAAACACAAATTCAAGATTTTCTACCGGGTTTTGACCGAAAGCCAGTATTTTGGGACCCAATTTTCCTGAAAATTTCAATAATGAAATGAAGCTTGGAGCTGGATCTATTTGTCCATTAAGTTTCCCAACCTTTTAAACACCACGCCTTACGGCTCTTTTGAATTCAATCGGAGTGTTATCTATCGCTCTGGCTCCATTGCCTCACTTTTTTAGGATTTTAATTAATCAATCAACATATGGCAGGGTGATGGGCGCAAGATAAATAAAAGACATAATATGCATCTAAGAAGAGATTGAAGATCAGATCATCTGGAAGATCTAAATAATTTGTAAGGACACAAACTATGAAGACCTAACTTTGTATCATCATGGGCAAAATTCTCCATACTCAAAACTTAAAAATGAAGCATACAGTTATATCGTGTAATCTAATGTAAAGTCTTAGGGGGGAAAGGTTGAATCGAGCTAATGAATAGCAGCCAAATAAATCACCATCCTCATTCCCTAAACCTAAAAACTACAATAGGAATATGTTAAAGTCAGAGAAGCAATTCTACAGGAATACACCTAGCTTTTACTAGCATAGTCTCAGCCAAACAATTCAATGCATTTTCTGCAGTAGGGATTTAAACTTTTATCCATTATTTTCCAGGATTACAATGTCATTCCCTCAATCTTGGATTGAAGCTTAGCTAACTGACCTTAAAATTCACAAAGCCTAGGATTATGGTGTAATTTCCGTATGGACAATTTCAATGTACATCCAGGAGAAtaaattatctcaatttacaaaACAAAATCAAATATCATGCAGATTCCACCATAGCAGTTAGAATATAGCTACCAAATACATTGCCAGCAATAAAATATCACCATAAACAAGAAATAGATAAAGTCCATTTCAATGTAAAAATAATCCAGATATCAAAACTAAACCCCCAGAGCAAAGCTAAGAAAAATAAGTAATGTCATTAATGTTACTTGATTTACTCTGAAATATAAGGGTCAACTTTGAATAATATGTTCCCAATCTCTTGCATACTGAATTAGTTTAACCCTTTGTTTGGCATAAAAAGAATCAAATGATGCTAGATTTCaacttcttttaaaataaaattttataagttaaaaagaATTCAATTCTTTCATTCAAAAAGATAAttgttagaaaataaataaatttgacttgaaatcttgcaaaatacTTCATTCCAAATAGAAGGTAAATAACCAATTAGCTCATATGGTATCATCAGCACTCAATTGGTGTAAATAAAGATTTGATGTTTACAGTCAAAACTGTAAAATGTGTTCTGCCTGGCACTTTTCAGATCTCcagaaaaatcaaaattgaagGTCAAACTATAACTCATTTTGCCTAGTAACAATAACGTGTGTAGACATATAGAACCATATTCTAAGCAAAATACTGTAATTGCAACTAACAGTGATTTCAACAAAAATAGCCATATTAGAAAAATACCCGTAGGGAATAAGCGcttcataattataaaaataatatatctaatATACATTACACGATCAGCACAGAAGCTAAAAACTTCCTTGCGAATCAATATCATCATAGCTTCCCAACAACACaacacaagaaaaaaaaaacagaagaacAATAGTACCCAGAAAAACAAAAAccagaaaaaaaaagggaagtTATAATCTTTATAACCTTCCTCCTCACCCTTCACTTCTTGAAGCTGCCCCTAACACCAGGACGCCCCTTAGAGCAATCGGCGACATGAGTAGCGTGTAAATTCGCGAGCTTATCTTCCTCGAAAGGAATCTTTGGGTGGCGAGCATCGTGATGGATCTGCATAGATTTCAGATCCGGCGCGGTGGTTTTGCAGTGAGGACACTCATACTTGGCGTGACCTCCTTTGTCTTTTCCAGTCCTGTCCATCTGCCCCGCCTTCCCTCCGCCCCTGTTCGTCGTCGCTGCGTCAACCTTTGACGCGATCTCCTTCGCCGTGTGCTTCTTTGGCTTCGCCTTTCCGGTCATGGTTGGCTGCTGGTCGGAGGAACGATGACGAATTTGGGCGAATGTGAACCCTAGGTGGACAAAACCCTAGCTACTTCGCAATTGATTGAGCGAGGGGACAAAGCGTGTGTGGTTGCaggactatatatatatatatatatatatagagccGTTTGGCATTGAAATTTAAGGGCAAATTTTAGTTAAAGTATCATATTGTTaaaacaataatataaaattaattattttatattttcataaaaacttgtataaagttaattttaattttttaaagatgttttttttttagaatttaaagatctttttattaaaataactaaaaaaaacaGATTAATTTTCATTcacaaattttgaaaatttgtttgtatttttaatttaatcactaaaatttaattttttaaaagaattcttTTACATGCTATTATAAgttatagattaaaaaaaataatcctTTCTTTGTTATCTCATCTCTGTcaattttattctttctttcttctctttattttaataaaacttatatttttacatgtttaatacactaattttttcaaaacttaattaattaaatactatttattaaaaatattatttcattattcttattataattttaaaggtcctgttgttattatattttattagaaattAATCAACTGGCTTGAAAAATTTAGGATGTatttaattatagaaaataattttctatttttatctctaatattgttttatttttttatggaaaATTGAAAACATATGtacattttatataatattaaaaattatttttcaatttaaacattaaaaaatatatttatttttttataagattctccatcttaatttttatattaatttaaaataaagaaaatttatgtacaattaaatataataaatataatttattaaaaaatgcgTTTTATTTATGTAAAGTCTATTGGTATTTATagataaaatttcatattttttattttaaaatttttttaatataataaaaaaaatataaaaaaataatcattttaatattttccattcaatttataaaatctaaaaaataagaaatttgttatttgttttttattagGATAAAAaacgttaaaaataaatatgttgaaaatatttcttagaaaacatgcatattttatgtaattaaacaggctcttaacaatttttttttatatataaatttaaaagacaTCACATCACTTCAGCCATCTTATTAATTTCATTcagtatattttaatttataaaagtttcttgaaaatcttataaaatttataaataagtcaACATAATTGTTCGTGGTATTATTTATTATGCTAATGTTACTTTTAATATGagttttataatttcatttgcATTGCTCTTTTCTTTGATGTTTATTTAGATTTTCTTAGTTAATATTTTAGTGTCTTAAGTATTGTAAATTAATATGAAGACACTGTAAAGCCTAAACAATTTGGAGATTAAATCCTAGCTTAAAACTTTATATTATAATACCAAAACCAACAGTACATTTAGTAAATTGAAATCCATTCCGAGTCATGTATGCGTGTCTCTatatctaataaaaaaaaaaactggaaTCTGTGTCGCCAATTTGGCAATGCCTCTAGTTGTGTGtgtaaaagaaaaggagaacaaTCAAGAAACAAAGAGATAAGATTGTATATAAAagtaattagattttaaaacatGTCCAATATTATCTATCATTTAAGAGAATGTTTGTATGTTGTGATTAGGAaccaaattgaaaaaaaaaaaaattgtagttCCTAATTTGACTTGATTTGCTTCTGTATATTGTCTTCTCTATAAAGTAAACGCCTCTTGTTTGAACCATATCCATGGTATTGGTATATAATGCTGTAGAGACACTGTCTCAGGCAACTCACATCGAAGGCCTCGATGAATTTCAGATCATTAATTCTTGATTTCACACCAGCAAAATGTTGGTATTCCTCGAACACAGAACCCAAGCACCAATTTTGCAGTTTTCTAAAGCAACCAACAAGACAACCCGTCCGATGCTGCAGCCAAAGGAGATGAAAATATGAAATATAAGATCACAACAGGAAGGATCATACCATAAACAAACTGTAAGAAACACAAACAACTATAGATCAACCCCACTGGAAATCAGATTCTTCTGCACCAAACTGTGTCATAGTAGATAAATGGGCAAGCAAATACATGAAACAAATGATTTGATACCTTTATTCTGCCTAATAAAATCTTTATGTTAGAGAGAGTTAGCAGGCATTAGCTTCAGCAAAAGAGCAAATTCATTAAGTACACATAAAATTTGACCTTGAGATGTCTTCAAATTATGGTAACATGACAGAAAAATTGGTTACATGTCATCTGAATGCTACAATACCATATAACCAGATCagtaaaaaatttcttttaaatgatTATTCTGGAAGATATTCATACATAATTGACAAAATAGGACGAATACAGGACTTCACCAAGCCATTTCAACTGAGAATGGAGGTGCCAGTTCTTCCTAAAATCATGATTCTCTAACTAGCATCACTGGTTGTAGGAATATCAAGATATAGTTATATATTGAACTTCCTTCAGGTTTAGTTAACAAGTTAAGGAACAATACAGGAGCATGTAACAACTAATCACAAGCTCCTAAGTGAAAGCAAGCTTGCATATTAGGCTACTTCTGCAAGGATCAAGCATACATACAAACACAGAGAAAAAGGCTAACAAAACACAAGTTTGAGTTGAACATACCTTTCCACGTTTGCAATGAATCAGAACTGGATGATTCCTCACATCTGAAAACAACAagaaacataattaaaaaaacataacaAGCAAAGAGATGTTAaggaattaaaaagaaaaaaaggaaaactaaACAGCAGTTGAAAATTGAACAGAATTCTTCCTGAATATTATTCAGTACCAATTAAGACTTTCAGAGCCTCCATTATGGTATCCTTCAGAATAGATACAGAAGGCTCCTGCAGATAAAAATGATAATTGACAACGGTATAAGCAACAAAGAGCAGCAAACAAACAACAGATTCCATATGACATAATCCAACAGATTCCATATGACATAATCACAGTTAGTATAGCACTATATAaactaaacaaataataataaaaaaaaaccatgaccaagatatcatcaaagtTAACATAAAGAATACCCACGTGATCAAAAATTTTTTTCAAGAAGCTAGCATCCTAATCAGCACAAAAATTTCTGTGAAGCATTGATACCTTATTATCTTATCCAAAGTACACAATAGAGAGCATGCGAAAGATCAAGAgatatctcatgcgtttgagaacgcagaagaattcaagaaaagaaaacaaattaCCGTCTTCCCCTCAATTCCAAACTGGAACAGTTTAATATTATGAGCACGGAGAAACTCCATATTCTCTTGTGGATAGGGCTCCAAGCACAAGTATCTGCTCCAAATTCCAACCACAAACAAGTCAGATTGGTCCACTGAAACATTCAGTAAAGAGAGAATCAAATAGTAAATAAACATGGAATCTAGCCCTTATTCCAATTCTTTCAAACTTTTTTCCATCAGTATTTGAccaaaagaaaatttcaactttCTCGGCAACCaaacagtttttttttaatgataacatttcaatattttacaattttttgcGTTCTCGATCTTTTCACTTATCGAATTCAAAAACCAAAagaataaattcaattttttcggTTTTCTCATTAGCTGATGAATGCAATTACATACTTACATGATGGATCGGAGATTTAGAGTTTCAAGGAAAGGAAAATTGGGGGGTTGAGGAAGGGCAGATCTGAAAATGCCATCTTCCACCATAGAAAAATTCGCCGGCGGAACCAAAACAACGTCGTTATCATCATCATCTCTTTCGAAAATCAAACCCATTTGcgtttttctcttctttcttcagGCGAAGAACAAAAATCCCACAAGCCTTCTCTTTGATCCAAAAACTATATACAATCAAACAGAGGACTTGCCCTTAAAAAGAAAACGAAAAAGGAAGATCAGAAACAAGGACAGAAGAAGCCCATTGTTTAGGAAAAAAGGAATCGGGAAGGTTTTTAATAGATGAAGATATGTAATAAAACGAGGTCGTTTTTGCAGGTGGGATTCCGAATCCAACTCTAAGATTATATTTAGTTTCAGTGTTCAAAGAGGAAAGGGACGGTCTCCGCGGAGAGATTTCAGATACAGAGGCGGCTCATCGAATG
Coding sequences within it:
- the LOC110630269 gene encoding tyrosine-protein phosphatase DSP3 codes for the protein MGLIFERDDDDNDVVLVPPANFSMVEDGIFRSALPQPPNFPFLETLNLRSIIYLCLEPYPQENMEFLRAHNIKLFQFGIEGKTEPSVSILKDTIMEALKVLIDVRNHPVLIHCKRGKHRTGCLVGCFRKLQNWCLGSVFEEYQHFAGVKSRINDLKFIEAFDVSCLRQCLYSIIYQYHGYGSNKRRLLYREDNIQKQIKSN
- the LOC110630274 gene encoding putative pentatricopeptide repeat-containing protein At1g12700, mitochondrial yields the protein MAKLSLMRTISLASAFRIFHSPLLMGTIHSPTLLFTCSFHSSSSSRSASKRTHKDASLKSKFYSASFRDLDDALASFNHIILFHPLPSIDKFGRFLSALVRIKQYHTVVSLFRKIELLRISHNVYSLNILINCYCRLHHVDFAFSILGKFLKLGVKPDIVTFNTLIDGLCKEGKINRAVDFFNHVVARGYEPVVNTYNVIVNGLCKLNQALDLLNEKAVHNISPDVYTFNILIDNLFKEGMVSKPDVVTYNSLMDGYCLHSQMDEARKVFDTMGKGIDEAMEILVKRLKKGEVDDALIIFKAMEKSQLKPNCVTYTILINGLLKAGKLNDAKELFSRLFEKGYPLLGNPSL
- the LOC110630270 gene encoding serotonin N-acetyltransferase 2, chloroplastic, translated to MLLRGIISNPLPSLHLKTPLRLRNFTATITNKYSISDEDLESRGFLLRRTFSDLNLNHLNSIFVAVGFPKRDPEKIKVALENTNSLLWVEHKKSQKPVAFARATGDNVFNAIIWDVVVDPSYQGIGLGKAVMERLVEELLEKGIVNIALYSEPRVLGFYRPLGFVADPDGIRGMVYSRKQRKKK
- the LOC110630273 gene encoding protein METHYLENE BLUE SENSITIVITY 1, encoding MTGKAKPKKHTAKEIASKVDAATTNRGGGKAGQMDRTGKDKGGHAKYECPHCKTTAPDLKSMQIHHDARHPKIPFEEDKLANLHATHVADCSKGRPGVRGSFKK